The Terriglobia bacterium genome includes the window ACTCGTGTACATCCTTCTGGAAAACGTCATCACTTCGGAAGACCGCCTCCGGAAGGTGCTGTTCACGCTGGTGATCGGCGGGATATTTCCAGCCGTCGGAACAATCGATCACTACAAGGAAGGCATCCTGGTCGAGCATTCCCGCGCCGCCTGGCGCGGTATTTTCGGGAATCCCAATGAAGTGGCTTATGCGCTGATCATCCTGGTTCCGATTGCGCTGACACTCGCCAGCAAATCCGGATGGTTTGTGCGCGTGGGTCTGTGGTTGATCCTCGCAGTCTATATGCTCGCGATCTTCCTGACGTTTTCTCGCGGAGGCTTGCTGGCGCTGTTTGCCGTGGTTGCCCTGATGGGCTGGAAACAGAAGTCCGCGCTGATCCGGATCGGCCTGGCCGCGGGTATGGTCGGCGGTCTGGTCGTGATCGCCATGTTCTGGACCCGGAGTTCCGGTGGTTTCAGCAATATCAAGCAGGACGGCTCGGTTCAGGAACGCATGGTGACTCTCGAAGCCGGAATGAGAATGTTTCTGCGGAATCCGCTGCTGGGTGTCGGGCCGGGCGACTCGAGCGTTGCCTATGCGCTTTACGCCGGCAGAGATGCGGACTGCGGCTGCCACGACCAACTCGTGGTTCACAACGCATACATTCAGGCCCTGGCCGAGGTTGGCATTTTGGGATCCGTTCCTTTTCTGCTCTTCATCTTCGTTTCACTATATCAGGCCTGGAAGCTGGGATCGGGGCCGCTGGGTCCGTACGCCACTGCCCTGGAGCTGGCCATGTGGGGCCTCGTCCTCTGTTTTATCTCGGGCGGATTTATTTACACGTGGTGGCCTTACATCCTGGTGGGAGTGATCGCCGCCACCAGGCGAATTTCCGATTCAATGCCAGCGGAGGGCGCGCATGCCGTCTGACGATTCAACGTTCAAGCCTGCATTCAAGTTGATGGCCGGACGGGTTGCGGCCTTCGGGATCACGTTCCTGACCCCCGTTCTGCTCGTACGTGTGTTCTCGAAGGCCGAGTTCGGTACGTACAAGCAATTCATGTTGATTATGTACACGCTTTTTCTGATCGGCCAGTGCGGGCTCGCCGAATGCCTGTTTTATTTTCTGCCGAAGAAGCCGGAGCGCGGCGCATCGTATGCGCTGAATTCCGTCCTGATGCTCGGGATCAGCGGACTGCTGTGCTGGATCGGGTTATTGATCAGTCCCGGCCGTATCGCAAGCTGGATGAGCAATGCCGCACTGGCCCGGTATATACCGGTAATGGGCGCCTATCTCCTGTTCATGTTGATGGGGACCGTGCTTGAGATCTCAATGGTGGCCCGCAAGCGTTACAATCTCGCGGCAGCAACTTACGTTATATCCGATCTGTTGCGCG containing:
- a CDS encoding O-antigen ligase family protein, with protein sequence MERSIEYPLTGVRRQQWIRQAEPVAVDTGGPKTAFKLLILFLLVLYSNVSVIFKLDAFRPALLIAVAALTMMVIELGQLRQSFKLMWPQSAMVLAFFGACIISTPTAFWVGHAVDQTIDVGKIVLVYILLENVITSEDRLRKVLFTLVIGGIFPAVGTIDHYKEGILVEHSRAAWRGIFGNPNEVAYALIILVPIALTLASKSGWFVRVGLWLILAVYMLAIFLTFSRGGLLALFAVVALMGWKQKSALIRIGLAAGMVGGLVVIAMFWTRSSGGFSNIKQDGSVQERMVTLEAGMRMFLRNPLLGVGPGDSSVAYALYAGRDADCGCHDQLVVHNAYIQALAEVGILGSVPFLLFIFVSLYQAWKLGSGPLGPYATALELAMWGLVLCFISGGFIYTWWPYILVGVIAATRRISDSMPAEGAHAV